The Paenibacillus sp. BIC5C1 DNA segment TGCTCGACTTGTAGGTCTCGCAGTCAAGCTCCCTTATGCCTTTGCACTCTTCGAATGATTTCCAACCATTCTGAGGGAACCTTTGGGCGCCTCCGTTACTCTTTAGGAGGCGACCGCCCCAGTCAAACTGCCCACCTGACACTGTCCCCGCACCGGATTACGGTACCAGGTTAGAACCTAGATACGATCAGGGTGGTATCCCAACGGTGCCTCCACAGAAGCTTGCGCTCCTGCTTCAAAGGCTCCCACCTATCCTGTACAGATCGTACCCAAATTCAATATCAAGCTGCAGTAAAGCTCCATGGGGTCTTTCCGTCTTGTCGCGGGTAACCTGCATCTTCACAGGTATTAAAATTTCACCGGATCTCTCGTTGAGACAGCGCCCAAGTCGTTACGCCATTCGTGCGGGTCAGAATTTACCTGACAAGGAATTTCGCTACCTTAGGACCGTTATAGTTACGGCCGCCGTTTACTGGGGCTTCGGTTCACAGCTTCGGATTGCTCCTAACCGCTCCCCTTAACCTTCCAGCACCGGGCAGGCGTCAGCCCGTATACTTCGCCTTACGGCTTCGCACAGACCTGTGTTTTTGCTAAACAGTCGCTTGGGCCTTTTCACTGCGGCCCCCTCGTGCTATTCACACTACCGGGGCACCCCTTCTCCCGAAGTTACGGGGTCATTTTGCCGAGTTCCTTAACGAGAGTTCTTCCGCGCGCCTTAGAATTCTCTTCTCGCCTACCTGTGTCGGTTTGCGGTACGGGCACCATCACCTGGCTAGAGGCTTTTCTTGGCAGTGTGAGATCATGACCTTCGCTACTATAATTTTCGCTCCCCATTACAGCCCAGCCTTACGATGTGCGGATTTGCCTACACATCAGCCTCACTGCTTAGACGGACATCCATCAGTCCGCGTCACTACCCTGCTGCGTCCCCCCATTGCTCATAACGGCTTACGGTGGTACAGGAATTTCGACCTGTTGTCCTTCGACTACGCCTTTCGGCCTCGCCTTAGGTCCCGACTTACCCTGAGCGGACGAGCCTTCCTCAGGAACCCTTAGGCTTTCGGCGGATCAGATTCTCACTGATCTTTTCGTTACTCATACCGGCATTCTCACTTGTATAATGTCCAGCGCTCCTTACGGTACACCTTCAACCCTTATACAACGCTCCCCTACCCCTGATGCAAAGCATCAAGCCATAGCTTCGGTGGTGTGTTTAGCCCCGTTACATTTTCGGCGCAGAGTCACTCGACCAGTGAGCTATTACGCACTCTTTCAATGGTGGCTGCTTCTAAGCCAACATCCTGGTTGTCTGTGCAACTCCACATCCTTTCCCACTTAACACACACTTGGGGACCTTAGCTGATGGTCTGGGCTGTTTCCCTTTTGACAATGGATCTTAGCACTCACTGTCTGACTCCCGGAAGTAAGTCTATGGCATTCGGAGTTTGACTGAGCTTGGTAACCCTTGCGGGCCCCGCACCCAATCAGTGCTCTACCTCCACGACTCTGTTTTCCGAGGCTAGCCCTAAAGCTATTTCGGGGAGAACCAGCTATCTCCGAGTTCGATTGGAATTTCTCCGCTACCCCCACCTCATCCCCGCACTTTTCAACGTGCGTGGGTTCGGGCCTCCAGTGCGTGTTACCGCACCTTCACCCTGGACAGGGGTAGATCACCCGGTTTCGGGTCTACGTCCACGTACTATGTCGCCCTATTCAGACTCGCTTTCGCTGCGGCTCCGGCTCTTCACCTTAACCTTGCACGGGAACGTAACTCGCCGGTTCATTCTACAAAAGGCACGCCATCACCCCTAAAACGGGCTCTGACTTTTTGTAAGCACACGGTTTCAGGTTCTATTTCACTCCCCTTCCGGGGTGCTTTTCACCTTTCCCTCACGGTACTGCTTCACTATCGGTCGCTAGGAAGTATTTAGCCTTGGCAGATGGTCCTGCCGGATTCATACGGGGTTTCACGTGCCCCGCACTACTCGGGATACATCTCGGAGAGAACAGACTTTCAACTACAGGGCTTTTACCTTCTTTGGCGGGCCTTTCCAGACCTCTTCGTTTAACCGGTTCCTTTGTAACTCCATGTGAGATGTCCCACAACCCCAAAGAGCAAGCTCTCTGGTTTGGGCTTCTCCGCGTTCGCTCGCCGCTACTGACGGAATCACTATTGTTTTCTCTTCCTCAGGGTACTTAGATGTTTCAGTTCCCCTGGTATGCCTCTACACAACCTATGTATTCAGTTATGAGTAACTGGAAATTACCCCAGCTGGGTTTCCCCATTCGGACACCCCCGGATCAAAGCTTGCTTACAGCTCCCCGAGGCAGTTTCGTTGTTCGCCACGTCCTTCATCGGCTCCTAGCGCCTAGGCATCCTCCGTGTGCTCTTAGTAGCTTAACCATAATTGCTCCGGTTTCGACTGCTCGCTTCCCTTGTTTTGCTTACGCAAAGCCAAAAGTCGCTCCCATTCGAACCCATCGCAATGCAGTTTTCACTATTTATTGAAACTTGTTTAACACAAGTTCAGCTTAAAAAGGAATGTTCTAAATCGCAAAATTTCGTTTCGATATCTAGTTTTCAAAGAACAAGCTTGTAAAATCTTGTTGGTGGAGCCAAGCGGGATCGAACCGCTGACCTCCTGCTTGCAAGGCAGGCGCTCTCCCAGCTGAGCTATGGCCCCATATTAGATTTTAAGGTATACATGGTGGGCCCTGGTGGACTCGAACCACCGGCCTCACCCTTATCAGAGGTGCGCTCTAACCAACTGAGCTAAGGGCCCACATTATATATCATATTGAAACCCGTAATGGGTTTACGCTTGGCGGCGTTCTACTCTCCCAGGACCCTGCGGTCCAAGTACCATCGACGCTGAAGGGCTTAACGGTCGTGTTCGGGATGGGAACGTGTGGAACCCCTTCGCTATCGCCACCAAACGTTTGAGAGTTTGAGCTCTCAAAACTGAGCAACGAGTGAGTAACTAGCCGACCTGACTAGATTTTGTATTTGAATGTTTCCGTTACAGGAAACGATTCTCCATAGAAAGGAGGTGATCCAGCCGCACCTTCCGATACGGCTACCTTGTTACGACTTCACCCCAATCATCTATCCCACCTTCGGCGGCTGGCTCCTTGCGGTTACCCCACCGACTTCGGGTGTTATAAACTCTCGTGGTGTGACGGGCGGTGTGTACAAGACCCGGGAACGTATTCACCGCGGCATGCTGATCCGCGATTACTAGCAATTCCGACTTCATGCAGGCGAGTTGCAGCCTGCAATCCGAACTGAGACCGGCTTTTTAGGATTCGTTCCACCTCGCGGCTTCACAGCCCGTTGTACCGGCCATTGTAGTACGTGTGTAGCCCAGGTCATAAGGGGCATGATGATTTGACGTCATCCCCACCTTCCTCCGGTTTGTCACCGGCAGTCACCTTAGAGTGCCCACCCGAAGTGCTGGCAACTAAGATCAAGGGTTGCGCTCGTTGCGGGACTTAACCCAACATCTCACGACACGAGCTGACGACAACCATGCACCACCTGTCTCCTCTGTCCCGAAGGAAAGGTACATCTCTGTACCGGTCAGAGGGATGTCAAGACCTGGTAAGGTTCTTCGCGTTGCTTCGAATTAAACCACATACTCCACTGCTTGTGCGGGTCCCCGTCAATTCCTTTGAGTTTCAGTCTTGCGACCGTACTCCCCAGGCGGAGTGCTTAATGTGTTAACTTCGGCACCAAGGGTATCGAAACCCCTAACACCTAGCACTCATCGTTTACGGCGTGGACTACCAGGGTATCTAATCCTGTTTGCTCCCCACGCTTTCGCGCCTCAGCGTCAGTTACAGCCCAGAGAGTCGCCTTCGCCACTGGTGTTCCTCCACATATCTACGCATTTCACCGCTACACGTGGAATTCCACTCTCCTCTTCTGCACTCAAGTCACCCAGTTTCCAGTGCGATCCGGGGTTGAGCCCCGGGATTAAACACCAGACTTAAATGACCGCCTGCGCGCGCTTTACGCCCAATAATTCCGGACAACGCTTGCCCCCTACGTATTACCGCGGCTGCTGGCACGTAGTTAGCCGGGGCTTTCTTCTCAGGTACCGTCACCTTGAGAGCAGTTACTCTCCCAAGCGTTCTTCCCTGGCAACAGAGCTTTACGATCCGAAAACCTTCATCACTCACGCGGCATTGCTCCGTCAGGCTTTCGCCCATTGCGGAAGATTCCCTACTGCTGCCTCCCGTAGGAGTCTGGGCCGTGTCTCAGTCCCAGTGTGGCCGATCACCCTCTCAGGTCGGCTACGCATCGTCGCCTTGGTGAGCCGTTACCCCACCAACTAGCTAATGCGCCGCAGGCCCATCCCCAAGTGACAGATTGCTCCGTCTTTCCAGTTCTCTTCAGGAGAAGAAAACAACTATTCGGTATTAGCTACCGTTTCCGGTAGTTGTCCCAAGCTTGAGGGCAGGTTGCCTACGTGTTACTCACCCGTCCGCCGCTAACCATCAGAGAAGCAAGCTTCTCTTCAAGTCCGCTCGACTTGCATGTATTAGGCATGCCGCCAGCGTTCGTCCTGAGCCAGGATCAAACTCTCCAATAAAGTATTGAAAAGAGCGATAAGCTCATTTTGAAACTGACGAGATTAAAAATCTCATTTATTTTGCTTCCAAATCATACAGCCCGAAGGCTTGTACCGATTTCTCAGCGTCGATCTTGCAAGCAAGATCGTTACTCACTCGTTGTTCAGTTTTCAAAGATCAAACATTCAATTTGTTTCGTTTTTCCTCGTCACCGTATTTTCAGCGGCGACTTTTATAATATATCATGTTTAAGTTTCCTTTGCAAGCACTTTTTTTCGATTTATTTTCAATCGCTTTGTTTTAGCGCTTGTTTCGGTTAACTTTTCCTTAAAAAAGGAACGAAAATTAATTTATCATATTGAACAAAAAAGGTCAACCCTTTTTCGACAAATTGTTTCATATCTTTTTAAAAGCGCCCATTCTACCTATTACTAATTCATGGTGTCAGAGGTACAGCGCTGGCTTTACGGGCCGCACCTCTGTTATATGGTGAACTTAAGCATCCCACTGAGCACATCATTATGGCTTGGATTTTTTCAATTTGCCGCCTCTAGCATATTTGGATAGCTCTTTGGGTGGCGCAAAGCGTGCATACATACGGAACACAGTCTTGTAGCGACTAGCTATGGCGTATTTAATTTCTTGATCAAGACGGTTGTCACTTAAGTCGAACAACATTTCATCGAGCTCTTTGCGCAGTACATAATCCAATTCCTTGCATTCCTTCTCGTTAAACAGCATACCCAGCATTAGAGTTCTCCTTTTTCTGCATATGGATAATGGCGTGTCCCAGTGTATGTCATATTCGAGCCCCTTTAATTCAGGCTATATATCGGACAGCGCCGGTTTAGTAGCAAACCTAGGATCATCTTTGTTTCTCCTTTTGTGGTTGCTACTGAAACCCGTTTTATTGTTATGGTCAACTTTCTGAAAATTTATGAATGTCATCCCATACAAATTTATCCTCGCACCAAGCTGTAGGTAAGTGTACTTTCGATAATCGCTGCAACAAAAAGCAAAATAACAATCCAGAAGGATGCAGTTACCGTTGTGCGCATAAACGCATTCCATTGGCTGCCAATCGTATTTCGTTCCCCCCTGCCAAATTGACCAAGACTTTTGAGAACCAATCCACCAAATCTTAGACCAAATGCGCATGCGATAATAATTACCGGAATTTCAATAATGCCATGTGGAAGAAGTCCTTTCACAACAATATCAAAGAAGCTGGCCCCATAGTTCATTGTGGTGTGTACCAGAAAACCGATAACCATACCATTGATCAACAGGAAAACGACAGGCAGAATGCCAAAGAAGATACCAGCATAGATCACGAGTACACTTTTGATGGCATTATTGAAAAAGATAAAGAGGAAGAAGTTCCATTGCACATTGTCCCCCTGCTCCAGCCGCTCACTAACCTCCCTTAGTCCCCCGATTTGATTCAACAATATATCCTCAAGTGTTCCTGTACTCACCCATCCCGTGCCTATTCCAACAACAAACAATACGATCGACCATATTAATGCACCACGAATGGAACCTAAAGCTCTAAGAAATGTACTGAATTTTAACATTATTTCCTCCTGTGAAACCAAGATGTTGGACAAACAAACGTCTGATACGAATAACTGCGAGGTACGAGCATACATTGGAGAGTAAACAAGCATTTCTTATGGGAGAGGGGCGCTTATTGAAATGAACTCGTTCTATGTATTTAGCGGCAAAAAGATCAAACGTTTCCTGATTGTGCTGGTTGCTGCCGTCTTTGCTATCGGGATTATTTATCTGGAGAGCGGCAATATTTCTGTATTCTCGGAGGATGCACCATCCGCCGTATACAGCGTTCCAACCGAGAAGAAGGTTATTGCACTCACTTTTGACATTAGCTGGGGAGATAAAAGGACAGAGCCTATTCTGAAGGTCCTCCAAGATAATAAAGTACAGAAGGCAACGTTCTTCTTGTCCTCCCCCTGGAGTAAGACACACCCCGAGATTGTAACAGCCATCAAAGACGCAGGATACGAAATCGGCAGTCATGGTCACAAGCATGATAATTACAGCAGTCTGACTGAAGAGGAAATCCGTAAGGAAATTTCGACTGCTCATAGCATTTTAACCGATTTAACAGGAAAAGAACCGAAATTGCTACGCCTGCCTAATGGCGACTTTGACAAACGTGTTCTCCAAGTTGCCAACAGTTTGAATTATCAAGTAGTCCAATGGGACACCGATTCGCAGGATTGGAAGAACCCTGGTGTACAGACCATTGTTGATCGTGTAGTTAGTAAAGCGCATCCGGGTGACATCGTGCTGCTGCACGCCAGTGATTCCTCAAAACAAACGCATGAAGCATTACCCGTCATAATCGACAAGTTAAAAAATCAAGGATATGAGTTCGTGACGGTCTCAGAACTGCTTAACCATTCAAGTGTCAAAGGTACGGAAGTTCGCGATCAAGCCAGTGCACAGTAAACGTTAATTAAAACAGTATTGCTAGTGCAAACTGTATACTCGCCTTCCGAACCATCCCCCTGTCCTGTAAAAGGCGCTGAAGCACCATAAATGAAAAGAGCTAACCAGGTTAGCTCTTTTTAGCGTTTTTTAAATAATCTCTACGCATGACTTTCTTGTATCTCGGTCTTTCCACTCACCCGCTGCTCTACGGACCCATCTACCAGCCTGTGCAATATCAACATTTGGTATGCATTACAGATTAACAGTGGAACCACAATAAAGATGGTAGCCGCATTTACATCAATTCGTAAGACACCGATCGTTTCCACTACGGTAACAGCCACCATGAAAAAGAGTGTAGGTACCAACGCCGAAATATGTGTCTGTTTCACCTTTACGTAAGCGGTAACAATACCAGCTGCCAAAATAATGACTCCAAGCACAATATCGGATAGCCGTTCTCGTTCCCCACCAATAAACAAACGTAAAAACATGACATCAAGCAATGCCAACACGGTTAGAACAATCTGTACAATTTGCCAACTGCGTTTCGAAAACACACCTTTGCCCATATAGTTCAATATCAAGTATGCGAAAAAACCCATTTGCGAATACACGCTAATCATAATACCTGAACCAAACAAGATCAGGAGATAAAATAAAAAATCGGTCATTCCATTCGTTTTTTCTCCATTAACCAACATCATAATTAGACCCGTCATTAATGATCCCGCAGCCCCAATAAGCAAAGCTGACCAAAATAGGAAAAACCATTTACGTAAATTCAAATGTTTTCCACCCCCGAGAGTTTATTTTACCAACCTTCACAGCAAAAAACCATCATCATTCAACATATTTAGCGGTTTCCCATCACATACTACATCCAGTATCTAATCAAGGAGGGGTTGTGCACATGAAACGGCCTTTGTGGCAGTTATGCTGTGTCGTACTTGGACTATCCGTCATGCTCGCCGGCTGTGGCTCAGATCAGAATTATTCGCCTCCTCAGGGCGGTTATAAAGAGATGAAAACGATGGTCGTGGATATTCTCAAAAGTGACGAAGGCAAAAAGGCGGTCGAGGAAGCTCTCACCGGACAAAGTTCTTCTGGTGGTGGCGAAGGCGGCGCTTCTGGCCAAAGCGGAGCTTCTGGCGGTGGATCTGGGACAGTGGGTATGAAAATGTTAATGCCTATGCAATCTTCAGAACAAATACGTATAGCCGTAAAAGATACCATCACAGCTCCTGAATACCAGAAGGAATTCGAGAAAATTATGACGGATCCACAATTTGCAGGTGAATTCGCCAAAGTAATTAACTCTCAAAGCAAGCAGCTGCATATGCAGCTAATCAAAGATCCAACGTATCAAAAATCCATTGGAGATGTCATGAAATCTCCTGAAGTATCCAAGATGTTCATGGATATGACCAAGACACCAGAGTATCGTAAACAAACGATGACCGTTATGCAGGAAGTCATGCAAAATCCTTTATTCCGGATGGAAGTACTGACTTTGCTTAAGAAGGTAGTCCAGGATGAGTTGCAACCCAAAACTGAACAAGGCGGCAAACAGGACGGCCAAAGCAAGGATAGTGGAGATGGCGGAAGTGGTGACGGTAGTAGTGATGGTAACAGTAGTGGCGACGGAAGTAATGGAGGATCATAAGTCGCTATACTTTAAAGTTAAAAAGTTATCACATGTTGAAAAAAAGCCCGCATCCATTGATGTGGGCTTTTTATATATTTTACATCCTTAGAATATTTAAAACTTGGCATCAACAGACTGGGCAACCTCGTCATAGATCGCACCGATGCTTGAATCTGCTTTGTACACGGATGGGGAAAAATCCGGCTCCGAAATATGATTATCCGGCGCTCCCAGTGGAATCTGCGCAAGCAGTTCTGTATGAAGACTCTCGGCAAGAGTACCCCCACCGCCTCGGCCAAATACATAATCTTTCTCTCCGCATTTGCTGCATTCATAATAAGCCATATTCTCTACGACACCAAGCAGCTCATGTTCCGTCTGAATGGCCATGGCACCTGCACGTGCAGCTACAAAAGCAGCGGTTGCATGCGGTGTTGTCACGATGATTTCTTTGCTGTGAGGCAGCATCTGATGCACGTCTAGTGCGAC contains these protein-coding regions:
- the gerD gene encoding spore germination lipoprotein GerD — encoded protein: MKRPLWQLCCVVLGLSVMLAGCGSDQNYSPPQGGYKEMKTMVVDILKSDEGKKAVEEALTGQSSSGGGEGGASGQSGASGGGSGTVGMKMLMPMQSSEQIRIAVKDTITAPEYQKEFEKIMTDPQFAGEFAKVINSQSKQLHMQLIKDPTYQKSIGDVMKSPEVSKMFMDMTKTPEYRKQTMTVMQEVMQNPLFRMEVLTLLKKVVQDELQPKTEQGGKQDGQSKDSGDGGSGDGSSDGNSSGDGSNGGS
- the pdaB gene encoding polysaccharide deacetylase family sporulation protein PdaB encodes the protein MNSFYVFSGKKIKRFLIVLVAAVFAIGIIYLESGNISVFSEDAPSAVYSVPTEKKVIALTFDISWGDKRTEPILKVLQDNKVQKATFFLSSPWSKTHPEIVTAIKDAGYEIGSHGHKHDNYSSLTEEEIRKEISTAHSILTDLTGKEPKLLRLPNGDFDKRVLQVANSLNYQVVQWDTDSQDWKNPGVQTIVDRVVSKAHPGDIVLLHASDSSKQTHEALPVIIDKLKNQGYEFVTVSELLNHSSVKGTEVRDQASAQ
- a CDS encoding stage II sporulation protein M, producing the protein MLKFSTFLRALGSIRGALIWSIVLFVVGIGTGWVSTGTLEDILLNQIGGLREVSERLEQGDNVQWNFFLFIFFNNAIKSVLVIYAGIFFGILPVVFLLINGMVIGFLVHTTMNYGASFFDIVVKGLLPHGIIEIPVIIIACAFGLRFGGLVLKSLGQFGRGERNTIGSQWNAFMRTTVTASFWIVILLFVAAIIESTLTYSLVRG
- a CDS encoding KinB-signaling pathway activation protein; this translates as MNLRKWFFLFWSALLIGAAGSLMTGLIMMLVNGEKTNGMTDFLFYLLILFGSGIMISVYSQMGFFAYLILNYMGKGVFSKRSWQIVQIVLTVLALLDVMFLRLFIGGERERLSDIVLGVIILAAGIVTAYVKVKQTHISALVPTLFFMVAVTVVETIGVLRIDVNAATIFIVVPLLICNAYQMLILHRLVDGSVEQRVSGKTEIQESHA